A single region of the Prochlorococcus marinus str. MIT 0917 genome encodes:
- a CDS encoding 2OG-Fe(II) oxygenase gives MNLIASYRNKGFESVADGVMSFFDRRTDLHRNGIAFSNGSNNDSDPAKISTDISLVAIDRSDPEAFALSEVIVRGVDAGLQKYLQDRPLFSKCSPEQSLFVNPIFNIQRYAPGEGFKKWHCDWTISEEATEPVHRVLAWILYCNDVESGGTEFHWQEYHETAERGKLVIFPAGLTHIHRGRVNKIHSKTIATGWINAGSRDSYISRLAS, from the coding sequence ATGAATTTAATAGCTAGCTATAGAAATAAAGGTTTTGAATCTGTTGCAGATGGTGTGATGTCATTTTTCGATCGTCGCACGGACTTGCATCGCAATGGAATCGCCTTCAGCAATGGATCAAATAATGATTCAGATCCTGCAAAAATTTCTACTGATATCAGCCTTGTAGCCATAGATCGCAGCGACCCAGAAGCATTTGCACTCTCTGAGGTCATTGTAAGAGGCGTCGATGCTGGGCTTCAAAAATACCTCCAAGATCGTCCTCTTTTTAGTAAATGCTCCCCAGAACAATCATTATTTGTCAATCCAATTTTCAACATACAACGTTATGCCCCTGGAGAAGGATTTAAAAAATGGCATTGTGACTGGACGATTAGCGAAGAAGCAACCGAACCGGTTCATAGAGTTTTAGCTTGGATTCTCTATTGCAATGATGTCGAATCTGGAGGTACAGAATTCCACTGGCAGGAATATCATGAGACAGCTGAACGAGGAAAATTAGTTATTTTCCCTGCTGGATTGACGCATATTCATAGAGGCAGAGTTAACAAAATTCATTCCAAAACAATTGCAACTGGTTGGATAAATGCAGGTTCAAGAGACTCATATATTTCCAGACTGGCAAGTTAA